From a region of the Xyrauchen texanus isolate HMW12.3.18 chromosome 39, RBS_HiC_50CHRs, whole genome shotgun sequence genome:
- the LOC127633061 gene encoding myeloid-associated differentiation marker-like protein 2, whose protein sequence is MNSSGGHYLNMGAVLSPIGAARLSQLTLGCSVISLVIHSAGYSATYGAFCMTVWTSCFAVTAAIFVLDATRLHTCLPVSWENLTVTFAALAALLTLTASVVYPVYFVRPECPYNNCEQRNFRIAVTVCSWAACVAYGVEVFLSRAKPGRVVGYMATPSGILKVVQSFAGCVIFGMLANGSGFSSHVATIYCVVVFAVCFAITVLMVALTVSGRTAVLRLPFDRFVVVYTFAAVLLYLSAAVVWPVFCFDKKYGTPFRPQGCPRGQCSWDVKLAVTVLCYVNLVLYITDLVYSQRARSVSQCPRV, encoded by the coding sequence ATGAACAGTTCTGGTGGACATTATTTAAACATGGGGGCGGTGCTGTCACCAATAGGTGCCGCCCGTTTGAGTCAGCTGACCCTGggctgctctgtcatctcattgGTGATCCACAGCGCCGGCTACAGCGCCACCTACGGAGCGTTCTGTATGACTGTCTGGACCTCCTGCTTTGCCGTTACAGCGGCCATTTTCGTACTGGATGCGACACGTCTTCACACGTGTCTTCCTGTGTCCTGGGAGAATCTAACCGTGACCTTTGCAGCTCTAGCTGCTCTCCTGACCCTCACAGCCTCTGTAGTCTATCCAGTGTACTTCGTACGCCCGGAGTGCCCTTATAATAACTGCGAGCAAAGAAACTTTCGCATCGCTGTGACCGTGTGCTCTTGGGCGGCGTGCGTCGCGTATGGTGTGGAGGTTTTTCTGTCACGTGCCAAACCAGGCCGTGTCGTGGGCTACATGGCGACACCCTCCGGGATCCTGAAGGTGGTGCAAAGCTTCGCCGGATGTGTCATTTTTGGAATGCTCGCCAACGGAAGTGGCTTTTCGAGCCACGTCGCCACCATCTACTGCGTGGTTGTGTTTGCGGTCTGCTTCGCAATCACGGTGCTCATGGTTGCGTTGACCGTCTCTGGCCGTACTGCCGTTCTGCGGCTGCCGTTCGACCGGTTTGTGGTGGTTTACACATTCGCTGCAGTGCTGTTGTACCTCAGTGCGGCCGTGGTTTGGCCTGTCTTCTGCTTTGACAAAAAGTATGGAACACCTTTCCGGCCGCAGGGCTGCCCTCGGGGCCAGTGCTCGTGGGACGTGAAGCTCGCCGTGACTGTTCTGTGCTATGTCAACCTTGTGCTCTACATCACAGATCTCGTCTATTCCCAGAGAGCCCGATCGGTGTCACAGTGTCCTCGAGTGTAG